Proteins encoded by one window of Haloarcula pelagica:
- a CDS encoding DUF4129 domain-containing protein produces the protein MGVLVVLAYLAVRWRRALRLLVALGLVGSLLFVSARLLSGGGTGSMAGLGRGARPLSGAPGGGGTGAGLPAVLVAALAAAVALALLAIGFVAVRGEPATRPEPTPTDSSSELTAVGEAAGRAATRIDGTDSLDNAVYRAWRDMTQLLDLRAPASSTPREFQRAAIDAGMEPDDVRALTALFRQVRYGDEAPSAEDERQAIDLLRSIEGRYGGENGA, from the coding sequence GTGGGCGTCCTCGTCGTCCTCGCGTACCTCGCCGTTCGGTGGCGGCGGGCCCTCCGCCTCCTGGTCGCGCTGGGTCTCGTCGGCTCCCTCCTCTTCGTCTCTGCCCGGTTGCTCTCCGGGGGTGGAACGGGCTCGATGGCCGGGCTCGGCCGCGGGGCACGACCGCTTTCGGGCGCCCCGGGCGGGGGTGGCACCGGCGCCGGACTCCCGGCGGTGCTCGTGGCGGCGCTCGCGGCCGCAGTCGCCCTCGCGCTCCTCGCGATCGGGTTCGTCGCGGTGCGCGGGGAGCCAGCGACGCGACCCGAGCCGACCCCGACGGACTCGTCGTCGGAGCTGACCGCGGTCGGGGAGGCTGCCGGCCGCGCGGCGACTCGGATCGACGGCACGGACTCGCTCGACAACGCCGTCTACCGCGCCTGGCGCGATATGACGCAGTTGCTCGATCTCCGCGCGCCGGCGAGTTCGACGCCCCGGGAGTTCCAACGGGCGGCGATCGACGCCGGGATGGAGCCCGACGACGTGCGCGCGCTCACCGCGCTGTTCCGGCAGGTCAGGTACGGCGACGAGGCGCCGTCCGCCGAGGACGAACGGCAGGCGATCGACCTGCTTCGCTCGATCGAGGGCCGCTACGGGGGCGAGAACGGTGCGTAG
- a CDS encoding GNAT family N-acetyltransferase: MIRPYETTDADTLWELKRAFELELGTATGEEGKAAAYREKLDDDYRASYLQWVDRCVAEAERTVQLAVRDGEVVGYGFVLPESMAHVWDAAVLNELFVAEQARGTGVVDDLLGAAVAVAREQSLPLDRLVLDVDPDNDRARAVYDRWGFEPWGEMVARDLTAADPVE, from the coding sequence GTGATCCGACCCTACGAGACTACCGACGCAGACACGCTCTGGGAGCTCAAACGCGCCTTCGAACTGGAACTGGGGACTGCGACCGGCGAGGAGGGGAAGGCGGCTGCCTACCGCGAGAAACTCGACGACGACTACCGGGCGTCGTACCTCCAGTGGGTCGACCGCTGTGTCGCGGAGGCCGAGCGGACGGTCCAGCTGGCGGTCCGAGACGGCGAGGTGGTCGGCTACGGCTTCGTCCTCCCGGAGTCGATGGCCCACGTCTGGGACGCCGCGGTGTTGAACGAACTGTTCGTCGCCGAGCAGGCCCGCGGAACCGGTGTCGTCGACGACCTGCTCGGGGCCGCGGTCGCCGTCGCCCGCGAGCAGTCACTTCCGCTGGACCGACTCGTCCTCGATGTCGACCCGGACAACGACCGCGCCAGAGCGGTGTACGACCGCTGGGGGTTCGAGCCCTGGGGCGAGATGGTCGCCCGCGACCTCACTGCGGCCGACCCCGTCGAGTGA
- a CDS encoding M28 family metallopeptidase, giving the protein MTDTTWIGETITSDAGWSHLERLVDIGNRMAGSDGERAAAEATRDALAEQARSARLEPFDIQGWERGDSSISAGGAPMAAADHEVIALPRSPAGEASGELVDLGYGLPADFEETDCAGKIVMARSDIPGWYDRYIHRREKYYRAVEAGAAGFVYRNHVEGMLPPTGSVGTQADALGAVPAVGVASEVGARLGRRYDGAELTVSVDCETPPATSQNVHAELGPDTDGAVLVTSHVDAHDIAEGALDNGAGTAMVVEVARALAAREDELDRRVEFVAFGAEEVGLVGSECLSDQRDLDTVHAVLNFDGVVRGRTLEFHTHDFPEIEAAVEAVGDRLDHDTTETPRQGPHSDHWPFVQWGVPGCHVMSETTDTGRGWAHTHADTLEKLDVRTLREQAVFLTELAVQFASEAFEPGRREPEGVARRLEAEDTAPGMRLTGDWPYDD; this is encoded by the coding sequence ATGACAGACACGACCTGGATCGGGGAGACGATCACGAGCGACGCGGGCTGGTCGCACCTGGAGCGACTCGTCGACATCGGGAACCGGATGGCCGGCAGCGACGGGGAGCGCGCGGCCGCCGAGGCGACCCGCGACGCGCTCGCGGAACAGGCCCGGTCGGCCCGGCTGGAGCCGTTCGACATCCAGGGGTGGGAGCGGGGCGACAGCAGTATCTCGGCCGGTGGAGCGCCGATGGCCGCGGCCGACCACGAGGTCATCGCCCTCCCGCGGTCGCCGGCCGGCGAGGCCAGCGGGGAGCTTGTCGATCTGGGCTACGGGCTGCCGGCGGACTTCGAGGAGACCGACTGTGCCGGCAAGATCGTCATGGCCCGCTCGGACATCCCGGGCTGGTACGACCGGTACATCCACCGCCGGGAGAAGTACTACCGGGCGGTCGAGGCCGGCGCCGCCGGCTTCGTCTACCGGAACCACGTCGAGGGGATGCTCCCGCCGACCGGGAGCGTCGGGACCCAGGCGGACGCGCTGGGCGCGGTACCGGCGGTCGGTGTCGCCAGCGAGGTCGGGGCCCGGCTCGGTCGTCGCTACGACGGGGCGGAACTGACGGTCAGCGTCGACTGCGAGACGCCGCCGGCCACGAGCCAGAACGTCCACGCGGAACTCGGGCCGGACACAGACGGGGCCGTGCTGGTGACGAGCCACGTCGACGCCCACGACATCGCGGAGGGCGCGCTCGACAACGGCGCCGGGACGGCGATGGTGGTCGAGGTCGCCCGGGCGCTCGCCGCCCGCGAGGACGAACTGGATCGGCGCGTCGAGTTCGTCGCCTTCGGCGCCGAGGAGGTCGGCCTGGTCGGTTCGGAGTGTCTCAGCGACCAGCGGGACCTCGACACCGTCCACGCCGTCCTCAACTTCGATGGGGTGGTCCGCGGGCGAACTCTGGAGTTTCACACCCACGATTTCCCGGAGATCGAGGCGGCCGTCGAGGCGGTCGGGGATCGACTGGACCACGACACGACGGAGACGCCCCGGCAGGGACCCCACAGCGACCACTGGCCGTTCGTCCAGTGGGGCGTGCCCGGCTGTCACGTGATGAGCGAGACGACAGACACCGGGCGCGGGTGGGCCCATACCCACGCCGACACGCTGGAGAAACTCGATGTTCGGACGCTGCGCGAGCAGGCCGTCTTCCTGACGGAACTGGCCGTCCAGTTCGCTAGCGAGGCGTTCGAGCCCGGTCGGCGTGAGCCCGAGGGAGTCGCCCGCCGGCTGGAAGCCGAGGACACCGCCCCGGGGATGCGCCTGACCGGCGACTGGCCTTACGACGACTGA
- a CDS encoding PQQ-dependent sugar dehydrogenase yields the protein MPDDWTRRRYLGVLAAAVTAGTAGCSNGPENRTPTDTPTGTPPATAGDTDPSGTRTATPTATAPRDPPESVGLEPLTTDLSAPLDVVFPPDLDARYIAQQGGVVARHGPDGLASRPFLDLRDAVTTGGEKGLLGLALHPEFARNRRFYVRYSAPGRSGLPAGYSHTFVLSEFRATEDGTRARRDSERTLLEIHEPQSNHNAGSIAFGPEGYLYVGVGDGGAGGDQGRGHVADWYDAVGGGNGQDVTENLLGSILRIDVDDRDDGKAYAVPDDNPLVGRQGLDEQYAWGLRNPWRFSFDGTDFFVGDVGQNRFEEVDLVERGGNYGWNVREGTHCFQASDCPSRTPDSVRGGEPLLDPIIEYPHEGAPVSGYSVIGGHVYRGDALPGLRGRYVFGDYVAQGRLFLATRPDDDGQWPTEPLPVASGDTGKLARIRSFGRDADGELYVVTNGEPEAGLHRIVPAGQSS from the coding sequence ATGCCTGACGACTGGACTCGCCGCCGATACCTCGGCGTACTGGCCGCCGCGGTCACGGCAGGCACCGCCGGATGTTCGAACGGACCCGAGAACCGAACGCCGACGGACACGCCGACTGGCACGCCGCCGGCCACCGCCGGCGACACCGATCCGTCGGGGACACGAACGGCGACCCCGACGGCGACTGCGCCGAGAGACCCACCCGAGTCAGTCGGACTCGAACCGCTCACGACCGACCTCTCGGCGCCGCTGGATGTCGTTTTCCCGCCCGACCTCGACGCACGGTACATCGCACAGCAGGGTGGCGTCGTCGCCAGACACGGGCCCGACGGACTCGCGTCGCGGCCGTTTCTGGACCTCCGGGACGCCGTCACGACCGGCGGCGAGAAGGGGCTGCTTGGCCTCGCGCTGCACCCGGAGTTCGCACGGAACCGCCGGTTCTACGTCCGGTACAGCGCGCCCGGCCGCTCTGGGCTGCCCGCCGGGTACAGTCACACGTTCGTCCTCAGCGAGTTCCGCGCGACCGAGGACGGCACCCGCGCGCGCCGGGACTCCGAACGGACGCTCCTGGAGATCCACGAGCCCCAGAGCAACCACAACGCGGGCTCGATCGCGTTCGGCCCGGAGGGCTACCTCTACGTCGGCGTCGGCGACGGCGGTGCCGGCGGCGACCAGGGTCGCGGTCACGTCGCGGACTGGTACGACGCCGTCGGCGGCGGCAACGGACAGGATGTCACCGAGAACCTGCTGGGCAGCATCCTCCGGATCGATGTCGACGACCGGGACGACGGCAAGGCCTACGCAGTCCCCGACGACAACCCGCTCGTCGGCCGGCAAGGGCTGGACGAACAGTACGCCTGGGGGCTGCGCAACCCCTGGCGGTTCTCGTTCGACGGGACGGACTTCTTCGTCGGTGATGTCGGACAGAACCGCTTCGAGGAGGTCGACCTCGTCGAGCGTGGCGGCAACTACGGCTGGAACGTCCGCGAGGGTACCCACTGCTTCCAAGCGTCGGACTGCCCGTCTCGAACGCCGGATTCGGTCCGCGGCGGCGAACCGCTCCTCGACCCGATCATCGAGTATCCCCACGAGGGCGCGCCGGTCAGCGGCTACTCGGTCATCGGCGGCCACGTCTACCGCGGGGACGCGCTCCCGGGACTGCGCGGCCGCTACGTCTTCGGCGATTACGTCGCCCAGGGGCGTCTGTTCCTGGCGACCCGTCCCGACGATGACGGGCAGTGGCCGACCGAGCCCCTCCCGGTCGCTTCCGGGGACACCGGCAAGCTCGCCCGGATCAGGTCCTTCGGGCGCGACGCCGACGGAGAACTCTACGTCGTGACCAACGGCGAACCCGAGGCCGGTCTCCACCGGATCGTCCCGGCCGGTCAGTCGTCGTAA
- a CDS encoding DUF7260 family protein: MVETTLPGGPRQYLRVFEHHVLEPIADAEARISREREELAAEQSAFAEFRTAVADIQPIAATPATLRRSVVSVDDSHDHVERLREAFSSTVMSVPHYEAVYDESLSDHMLAELGDPAAAVVGTTATGVTPAQRSALLSAVDRSIEDRERYIDVLAEETESLATARQAIEDIVTSLDDVIIQDWYREEFESRLDEIVRDRQAVVHGRLSPSRIDGQSLCTHLYADEPWTFPVLTAVVRLHDAVVVD; the protein is encoded by the coding sequence ATGGTCGAGACCACCCTCCCCGGCGGCCCACGGCAGTATCTCAGGGTGTTCGAACACCACGTCTTAGAGCCTATCGCGGACGCAGAGGCGAGAATATCGCGGGAGCGCGAGGAACTCGCCGCCGAGCAGTCGGCCTTCGCGGAGTTCAGGACGGCGGTGGCGGACATCCAGCCGATCGCGGCGACACCGGCGACCCTCCGGCGGTCCGTCGTCAGTGTCGACGATAGCCACGATCACGTCGAACGCCTGCGTGAGGCGTTCAGCTCGACGGTCATGAGCGTCCCCCACTACGAGGCAGTCTACGACGAGTCGCTGTCCGACCACATGCTGGCCGAACTCGGCGACCCCGCCGCGGCGGTCGTCGGCACGACCGCGACGGGAGTGACGCCGGCCCAACGGTCGGCCCTGTTGTCGGCCGTCGACCGATCGATCGAGGACCGGGAACGCTACATCGACGTACTCGCGGAGGAAACGGAGTCGCTCGCGACGGCCCGGCAGGCGATCGAGGACATCGTCACCTCCCTCGACGACGTGATCATTCAGGACTGGTACCGCGAGGAGTTCGAATCCCGCCTCGACGAGATCGTCCGGGACCGACAGGCCGTGGTCCACGGCCGTCTCTCGCCGTCACGGATCGACGGCCAGTCGCTGTGTACACACCTCTACGCCGACGAGCCCTGGACGTTCCCCGTGCTGACAGCGGTCGTCCGGCTGCACGACGCCGTCGTGGTCGACTGA
- a CDS encoding class I SAM-dependent methyltransferase, giving the protein MDVPETVRAALSDVPVDGRVCLEAGAGVGNTTAGLLDAGAATVYAVTNDRAHARTVRRRIERGHDRLRVLHSDLRSLPIADGSVELITAHGLCNVLPPTDLDRVVTELTRVATGDCRLVVDDYGPLPDDAAVGELFGLENAAASAVTGRPALSFYPSQALRRWFEGTGWAFERERTLLDPVPWTRSHLDAHAGVIEAFAAAEESAHLRAIHERATRTVEEIGSESVGRMYSLSFVLSVD; this is encoded by the coding sequence ATGGACGTTCCCGAGACGGTGCGGGCGGCGCTTTCGGACGTACCCGTCGACGGACGGGTGTGTCTGGAAGCCGGCGCTGGCGTCGGCAACACGACGGCCGGCCTCCTCGACGCCGGCGCGGCGACGGTCTACGCGGTGACGAACGACCGAGCGCACGCCCGGACCGTCCGGCGACGGATCGAGCGTGGTCACGACAGACTCCGGGTGCTCCACAGCGACCTCAGATCGCTCCCGATAGCGGACGGATCGGTGGAACTGATCACGGCCCACGGACTCTGTAACGTCCTCCCGCCAACCGATCTCGACAGAGTCGTGACGGAACTGACCCGCGTCGCTACCGGGGACTGTCGGCTCGTCGTCGACGACTACGGGCCGCTGCCGGACGACGCGGCCGTCGGGGAGCTGTTCGGCCTGGAGAACGCGGCGGCGAGCGCGGTCACGGGACGGCCGGCGCTCTCTTTTTACCCCTCTCAGGCGCTGCGTCGGTGGTTCGAGGGAACCGGCTGGGCGTTCGAACGGGAGCGGACGCTGCTCGATCCGGTCCCCTGGACGCGGTCGCATCTCGACGCACACGCCGGGGTGATCGAGGCGTTCGCGGCCGCCGAGGAGTCGGCACACCTCCGTGCGATACACGAGCGAGCGACGCGTACAGTCGAGGAGATCGGGAGCGAGTCCGTCGGCCGGATGTACAGCCTATCGTTCGTCCTCTCGGTGGACTGA
- a CDS encoding aldo/keto reductase, which translates to METRPLGDTGHESSVMTFGAIALNWLEQEGADHLVELVLDHGVNHFDVAPTYGDAELKLGPKLRQHREEIFLGCKTQERGYEGAKRKLERSLDRLGVDRIDLYQVHGLEYEDELDEITADDGALRAFREAQEAGQIGHIGLTSHGNPGLIQDAIDRIDDLETLMFPLNPVVVGKGDAEHDYEGVFEAAEDAGIGTLGIKAFAKGRWPSTDELPEADRPYANWYEPVDSPDEISERFDFAASRGIDTVVSPGDPKLVAMVLHAASQYDGMDEAAQRSLVERLRHDESPVPEQLHH; encoded by the coding sequence ATGGAGACGCGACCGCTCGGCGACACCGGACACGAGAGCAGTGTCATGACCTTCGGTGCGATCGCACTCAACTGGCTGGAACAGGAGGGTGCCGATCACCTGGTCGAACTGGTGTTGGACCACGGCGTCAACCACTTCGACGTGGCGCCGACCTACGGCGACGCGGAGCTGAAACTCGGGCCGAAGCTTCGCCAGCACCGCGAGGAGATCTTCCTGGGGTGTAAGACCCAGGAACGGGGATACGAGGGAGCGAAACGGAAACTGGAGCGGTCGCTGGACCGACTCGGCGTCGACCGTATCGACCTGTATCAGGTTCACGGCCTGGAGTACGAGGACGAACTGGACGAGATCACGGCCGACGACGGCGCACTGCGGGCGTTCCGTGAGGCCCAGGAGGCGGGACAGATCGGCCACATCGGCCTCACGAGCCACGGCAACCCCGGGCTGATCCAGGACGCGATCGACCGAATCGACGATCTGGAGACGCTGATGTTCCCGCTGAACCCCGTCGTCGTCGGCAAGGGCGACGCCGAACACGACTACGAGGGCGTCTTCGAGGCGGCCGAGGACGCCGGCATCGGCACGCTCGGGATCAAGGCCTTCGCCAAGGGTCGGTGGCCCTCGACCGACGAACTCCCGGAGGCGGACCGCCCGTACGCGAACTGGTACGAACCGGTCGACTCCCCAGACGAGATCAGCGAGCGGTTCGACTTCGCCGCCTCGCGCGGGATCGACACGGTCGTCAGCCCCGGCGACCCGAAACTGGTCGCGATGGTGCTCCACGCGGCCAGCCAGTACGACGGCATGGACGAGGCGGCCCAGCGCTCGCTCGTCGAACGGCTCCGCCACGACGAGAGTCCAGTTCCCGAACAGCTCCACCACTGA
- a CDS encoding winged helix-turn-helix transcriptional regulator: protein MTAESDRRQASIEAHNARACPVVTTIEEIGTPWRLNVLYALGDGEQRFNDLKRATDARSKTLSDALDALVDADIVERRMEAAAPVAVYYSLSQKGEELVPVLDRLSDWATRWGRSVPDDASGRIHEP, encoded by the coding sequence GTGACGGCAGAGAGCGACCGGCGGCAGGCCTCGATCGAGGCCCACAACGCCCGTGCCTGTCCCGTGGTCACGACCATCGAGGAGATCGGGACGCCCTGGCGATTGAACGTCCTCTACGCGCTCGGGGACGGCGAACAGCGGTTCAACGACCTCAAGCGGGCGACCGACGCTCGGTCGAAGACCCTCTCGGACGCCCTCGACGCGCTCGTCGACGCCGATATCGTCGAGCGGCGGATGGAGGCGGCCGCGCCGGTCGCCGTCTACTACAGTCTCTCACAGAAAGGCGAGGAACTCGTGCCGGTTCTCGACCGCCTGAGCGACTGGGCGACGCGGTGGGGCAGGTCGGTCCCGGACGACGCCTCCGGTCGGATCCACGAGCCGTGA
- a CDS encoding DsbA family protein produces MTASDSPTITQFTDPMCTWCWGAEPIRRRLQTAYGDRLTHRFVLGGLIEDFETFYDAANDISDPEDVGPHWLAAAERHGMPVDTEIFEVDPAQSTYPASVAVAAARQQGWEAGHRYLRRVREAYATEVRNVNRPAIQREIAADLGLDIGAFRAAIDDGTAREAFEEDLARTREARIGSFPTYRLTGPEGTRTLAGFRSFEELADTLETVAPSLERTSPPAVEQFVREYGPVATQEVATVCALSHGKATQTLKSLADRDTLVREQRGTGVFWRVPAESTG; encoded by the coding sequence ATGACCGCTTCCGACAGCCCGACGATCACACAGTTTACCGACCCGATGTGCACCTGGTGTTGGGGTGCGGAGCCGATCAGGCGCCGCCTCCAGACGGCGTACGGCGATCGGTTGACCCACCGCTTCGTGCTGGGCGGGTTGATCGAGGACTTCGAGACGTTCTACGACGCGGCCAACGACATCTCCGATCCCGAGGACGTGGGTCCACACTGGCTGGCGGCCGCAGAACGTCACGGGATGCCCGTCGACACGGAGATATTCGAAGTCGATCCGGCACAGTCGACCTACCCGGCGAGTGTCGCCGTCGCCGCCGCCCGACAGCAGGGGTGGGAGGCCGGCCACCGATATCTCCGTCGCGTCCGCGAGGCCTACGCCACGGAGGTCCGGAACGTGAACCGGCCGGCGATACAGCGCGAGATAGCCGCCGATCTCGGGCTGGATATCGGGGCCTTTCGGGCGGCGATAGACGACGGGACTGCGCGTGAGGCGTTCGAAGAGGACCTCGCGCGGACCCGGGAGGCCCGCATCGGTTCCTTCCCGACGTACCGGCTCACCGGCCCGGAGGGAACACGGACACTGGCGGGATTCCGGTCGTTCGAGGAGCTAGCTGACACGCTGGAGACAGTCGCACCCTCCCTGGAACGAACGTCGCCCCCTGCTGTCGAGCAGTTCGTGCGGGAGTACGGGCCGGTCGCGACACAGGAGGTCGCGACGGTGTGTGCCCTCTCTCACGGCAAGGCGACACAGACCCTCAAGTCGCTGGCGGACCGCGACACGCTCGTCCGTGAGCAGCGCGGAACCGGCGTCTTCTGGCGCGTCCCTGCCGAGAGTACCGGCTGA
- a CDS encoding DUF211 domain-containing protein translates to MAPVRRLVLDVLKPHDPELLDFTQQLAGVGGVEGVNATLIEHDQEVQNVKLTFEGASLSLDEIQETVEAIGATVHSVDQVALGEYLVENRPTPQD, encoded by the coding sequence ATGGCACCAGTTCGCAGACTCGTCCTCGATGTGCTCAAACCGCACGACCCGGAACTGCTCGACTTCACACAGCAACTCGCCGGTGTCGGCGGCGTCGAAGGCGTCAACGCGACGCTCATCGAACACGACCAGGAAGTACAGAACGTCAAGCTGACATTTGAGGGGGCGTCGCTGTCGCTCGACGAGATCCAGGAGACTGTCGAGGCAATCGGTGCGACCGTCCACTCTGTCGATCAGGTCGCACTCGGCGAGTACCTCGTCGAGAACCGGCCAACGCCCCAGGACTGA
- a CDS encoding VIT1/CCC1 transporter family protein: MPSLVSRLWTLLGREEIRSISRRYFISNGFDGTLTSIGIVVGAVLSGVPDGATVIQIGLGAAVGLGTSAVWSVWEIERAETKADILRMERAMLVDLDDTQIQRQHRGARLLHAVMSGLGPIIGIVVPLAPFVVEGTVFTMAEAAVAAVALGICVLASFGAYMGSISGQRWYVAAIRMGLAGLVVALVNLVLPG; this comes from the coding sequence GTGCCCTCACTCGTTTCCAGGCTCTGGACCCTGTTGGGGAGAGAGGAGATCCGATCGATCTCCAGACGGTATTTCATCTCGAACGGGTTCGACGGCACGCTGACGAGTATCGGGATCGTCGTCGGTGCGGTCCTCTCGGGCGTCCCCGACGGGGCGACGGTCATCCAGATCGGCCTCGGTGCGGCCGTCGGTCTGGGAACCTCGGCGGTCTGGAGCGTCTGGGAGATCGAGCGTGCGGAGACGAAAGCGGACATCCTCCGGATGGAACGGGCCATGCTGGTCGATCTGGACGATACACAGATCCAGCGTCAGCACCGCGGCGCGCGACTGCTCCACGCGGTGATGAGCGGCCTGGGCCCGATCATCGGAATCGTCGTCCCGCTCGCCCCGTTCGTCGTCGAGGGGACGGTGTTTACGATGGCTGAGGCGGCCGTCGCCGCGGTCGCGCTGGGAATCTGCGTGCTGGCGTCGTTCGGTGCCTACATGGGGTCGATCTCCGGACAGCGGTGGTACGTCGCCGCGATCAGGATGGGGCTCGCGGGGCTCGTGGTCGCGCTCGTCAATCTGGTGTTGCCCGGATAG
- a CDS encoding pyridoxamine 5'-phosphate oxidase family protein, with protein sequence MGDTKSIEMDPATQDEHLGTGGTGVLSFSGPAADAPHSVPVSYGYDPDERVFYFRLAVGPDSEKASLLDRAVTFVVHGESDDGWWSVIARGELESTAAEATALDSLAGLERVDIPLVDVFDTPLRVVDFEFCRLVPTAQTGRRETGGEI encoded by the coding sequence ATGGGCGACACGAAATCGATCGAGATGGACCCGGCGACACAGGACGAACACCTGGGGACCGGCGGGACCGGGGTGCTCTCGTTCTCGGGCCCGGCGGCCGACGCGCCCCACTCGGTCCCCGTCTCGTACGGGTACGATCCGGACGAGCGGGTGTTCTACTTCCGGTTGGCCGTCGGCCCCGACAGCGAGAAGGCGTCGCTGCTCGATCGGGCCGTTACCTTCGTGGTTCACGGCGAGTCCGACGACGGGTGGTGGAGCGTCATCGCGCGCGGGGAGCTCGAATCGACGGCGGCGGAAGCGACCGCGCTTGACTCCCTCGCCGGGCTCGAACGGGTCGATATCCCGCTCGTCGATGTCTTCGACACGCCGTTGCGTGTCGTCGATTTCGAGTTCTGCCGCCTCGTTCCGACGGCACAGACCGGCCGGCGAGAGACCGGCGGTGAGATCTGA
- a CDS encoding universal stress protein, which translates to MYDTILVPTDGSDHALRAAAHALALGNAFDATVHVLAVVDVDAAAGPINAGGVSEEYVDRLRDGGRESIDAVEALADGDSVQGHVVEGRPSKAILEFVESHDVDLVSMGTHGRTGVRRFVAGSVTEDVLRQSPVPVLTTRASEDDAPVTGYDDILLPTDGSERAGVAVDHCIALATAFDATVHVLTVVDLGAVSGGPDQSAPVELLETLRENGQRTVESTADRIQDAGCPVETEVREGYPARDILDYAAANGIDLLTMSTAGQTGLSRFLLGSTTERVVRHASMPVFAINARSSGAE; encoded by the coding sequence ATGTACGATACGATCCTCGTTCCGACAGACGGTAGCGACCACGCGCTCCGTGCGGCGGCACACGCGCTCGCACTGGGGAACGCCTTCGACGCGACCGTCCACGTCCTCGCGGTCGTCGACGTGGACGCCGCGGCCGGGCCGATCAACGCCGGTGGGGTCTCCGAGGAGTACGTCGACCGGTTGCGCGACGGCGGGCGCGAATCGATCGACGCGGTCGAGGCCCTCGCTGACGGCGACTCGGTGCAGGGACACGTCGTCGAGGGACGGCCCTCGAAGGCGATTCTGGAGTTCGTCGAGAGCCACGATGTCGACCTCGTGAGCATGGGGACCCACGGCCGGACCGGCGTCCGCCGCTTCGTCGCCGGGAGCGTCACGGAGGACGTGTTACGGCAGTCGCCGGTCCCCGTCCTCACCACCAGAGCGAGCGAGGACGACGCACCCGTCACCGGCTACGACGACATCCTCCTCCCGACCGACGGGAGCGAGCGAGCAGGGGTCGCCGTCGATCACTGCATCGCCCTGGCGACTGCCTTCGATGCGACCGTCCACGTCCTCACCGTCGTCGACCTCGGCGCCGTCTCGGGCGGCCCGGACCAGTCGGCACCGGTCGAACTGCTGGAGACGCTGCGCGAGAACGGCCAGCGGACCGTCGAGTCGACCGCCGACCGTATCCAGGATGCCGGGTGTCCTGTCGAAACCGAGGTCCGGGAGGGATACCCCGCGCGTGACATCCTCGACTACGCCGCCGCCAACGGGATCGATCTGCTGACGATGAGTACCGCCGGCCAGACCGGACTCAGCCGGTTCCTCCTCGGGAGCACGACAGAACGGGTGGTCAGACACGCGTCGATGCCCGTGTTCGCGATCAACGCGCGGTCCTCGGGGGCAGAGTAG